The Arachis ipaensis cultivar K30076 chromosome B07, Araip1.1, whole genome shotgun sequence genome includes a window with the following:
- the LOC107607256 gene encoding uncharacterized protein LOC107607256: protein MTCRKGASTSFDSEPERTFLRLRREVRGKEVIGEEGLEEDLDVTMEEEVHNHAREGASNHAGQERRVLGFYINPNPGNCRSSILKPAIHANNFELKPQLITLVQNNCSFGGSAQEDLNQHLTTFLRICDTVKANGIYPNTYRLLLFPFSLRDKASKWLESFLKESLTTWENVVNKLLARFYPPQRVNRIRAKVQIFRQQDGIKEGLRLLFRRISQQEKTIEKAIDVIETVSNNEYFYASDRSTNRGVIELNHMNVLLAQNKLITKQLADLTEQMERNQVAVVNTQPPAQKEFNTKEGGDWEQANYVGNPSRQPHDPYSKAYNLGWKNHPNFGFSSDTKKNPKGEIKNVRWEECKAITLRDEEILEEELSKPSEHTQGVPQETLEEKEQGVNHAQMKESMGKEILKPYIPKAPFPHRLKGGEKERTYSRFLDIFKSLHINIPFIEALQ, encoded by the exons ATGACATGTAGAAAAGGAGCTTCAACCTCTTTTGACAGtgaaccagagagaaccttccttagactaaggagggaagtaAGAGGAAAAGAAGTCATTGGTGAAGAAGGGTTGGAAGAAGATTTAGACGTTACTATGGAGGAAGAAGTTCATAATCATGCTAGAGAAGGTGCTAGTAACCATGCTGGGCAGGAGAGAAGAGTGCTAGGCTTTTATATTAATCCCAATCCTGGGAATTGTAGGAGCAGCATCTTAAAACCTgccatacatgccaacaattttgagttgaaaccACAGCttatcacccttgttcaaaacaATTGCTCATTTGGAGGAAGTGCCCAGGAAGACCTCAAccaacatctaaccacattcttgagaatatgtgatactgtgaaggcCAATGGTATTTATCCTaacacctatagattgcttttgTTCCCCTTCTCTCTTAGAGACAAGGCATCTAAGTGGCTAGAGTCTTTTCTTAAAGAAAGCCTTACCACTTGGGAGAATGTTGTTAATAAGTTAttggcaagattttaccctccccAAAGAGTTAACAGAATAAGGGCTAAGGTACAAATatttagacaacaagatg GAATCAAAGAAGGCCTTAGATTACTCTTCAGGAGGATCTCTCAACAAGAAAAGACAATTGAaaaggccatagatgtcatagaAACTGTATCCAACAATGAATACTTCTATGCCTCTGATAGAAGCACCAATAGAGGGGTGATAGAGCTGAATCACATGAATGtattgctagctcaaaacaagctaATCACTAAGCAATTGGCAGACCTTACGGAGCAAATGGAGAGAAATCAAGTTGCAGTAGTCAATACTCAACCACCAGCtcaaaaagagttcaatacaAAGGAGGGAGGTGATTGGGAGCAAGCCAATTATGTTGGGAACCCATCAAGACAaccccatgatccatactccaaagcCTACAATcttggttggaagaaccacccaaactttgg CTTTTCAAGTGATACTAAgaagaacccaaaaggagagatCAAGAAtgtgagatgggaagaatgcaaggcgatCACTCTAAGAGATGAAGAGATTTTGGAGGAAGAACTTAGCAAGCCATCAGAGCATACTCAAGGAGTTCCACAGGAGACACTGGAAGAGAAAGAACAAGGAGTCAACCATGCACAAATGAAGGAATCAATGGGGAAGGAAATCCTGAAACCATATATACCAAAGGCACCATTCCCTCATAGGCTCAAGGGTGGTGAAAAAGAAAGGACATATTCTAGATTCCTAGATATATTTAAGTCTCTTCATATCAACATTCCCTTCATTGAAGCCCTTCAATAG